In Spirochaetota bacterium, a genomic segment contains:
- a CDS encoding lipase, which yields MRRIAKSLIYLSFLFATMFFTGCEEKKNSIPFFPFSSASDTDAQNGTSDSTVSDMTASDATGTDPAMDSTPGNEYPVVLLHGFIGWGRDELAGPVGHYYWGGYNDLQEILKTAGFDCYTAVVGPFSSNWDRACELYAQLRGVRVDYGLAHSKKHNHARFGRDFTGKALLYNWGKAGPNRKIHIIAHSQGAMTARVFSQLMEQGYADERNADYTGQEPISPFFTGGVETKNMVSSISTMAGVHNGTTLANGVVKLIPFVQELLIGVLEVIGVDSSRTIFNIYDFKLDQFGVIPRQKGESIKEYFARVNEAAETYFSGDMKDICLWDLSPEGCMEQNAWVHAQGSTYYFSFAGISSHPSKSPLMRDNGEYYHECDADNFIAWFITGPMMGAYTCNDERYRGYWRARDGDFYDMDVSDRVPIDSSWWPNDGVVNTNSMNGPWLYPAGYSGVRDSIVDWDGETIPGKGQWNYYGVLKGFDHFDITGVEIFTWDKDNHPKDVIGHIEDWYIERVGFLRTLPQ from the coding sequence TCGTTCCTGTTCGCGACCATGTTTTTTACTGGTTGTGAAGAAAAGAAGAACAGCATACCTTTCTTTCCATTCAGCTCAGCGTCCGACACCGATGCTCAGAACGGTACATCGGATTCGACAGTATCTGATATGACAGCCTCCGATGCCACCGGAACGGATCCCGCGATGGATTCCACCCCCGGCAATGAGTATCCCGTTGTGCTCCTCCACGGTTTTATCGGGTGGGGCAGGGATGAGCTCGCCGGTCCCGTGGGCCATTACTACTGGGGCGGATACAACGATCTGCAGGAGATTCTTAAAACAGCGGGATTTGATTGTTACACCGCCGTGGTGGGTCCCTTTTCAAGCAACTGGGACCGCGCCTGCGAGCTCTATGCCCAGCTCAGGGGTGTCAGAGTGGATTACGGCCTGGCCCATTCGAAAAAGCACAACCATGCCCGTTTTGGCCGCGACTTTACCGGAAAAGCCCTGCTCTACAACTGGGGCAAGGCCGGCCCGAACCGCAAGATCCACATCATAGCCCACAGCCAGGGAGCCATGACGGCGCGGGTCTTCTCCCAGCTCATGGAACAGGGATATGCCGATGAAAGAAACGCCGATTACACCGGCCAGGAGCCGATATCTCCCTTCTTCACCGGCGGGGTTGAAACGAAAAACATGGTCAGCAGCATCTCCACCATGGCCGGCGTTCACAACGGCACGACCCTGGCCAACGGCGTGGTCAAGCTCATTCCCTTCGTCCAGGAGCTACTCATCGGGGTGCTCGAGGTGATAGGCGTCGACTCGTCCCGGACCATTTTCAATATTTACGATTTCAAGCTCGACCAGTTCGGCGTCATCCCGCGGCAGAAGGGCGAATCGATCAAGGAATATTTCGCACGGGTGAACGAGGCCGCGGAAACATATTTCAGCGGGGACATGAAGGATATCTGCCTCTGGGACCTGAGCCCCGAAGGATGCATGGAGCAGAACGCCTGGGTCCACGCGCAGGGCAGCACCTATTATTTTTCCTTTGCCGGCATATCGAGCCATCCTTCGAAGTCGCCGCTGATGCGCGATAACGGTGAATATTATCACGAGTGCGACGCGGATAATTTCATCGCCTGGTTCATCACCGGCCCGATGATGGGGGCCTATACCTGCAATGACGAGCGGTATCGCGGTTACTGGCGCGCCCGCGACGGCGATTTTTATGACATGGATGTCAGTGATCGCGTTCCCATAGACAGCTCCTGGTGGCCCAATGATGGCGTGGTCAATACCAACTCGATGAACGGGCCCTGGCTCTATCCGGCGGGTTACAGCGGCGTCAGGGACAGCATCGTCGATTGGGACGGCGAAACCATTCCCGGGAAGGGCCAGTGGAACTATTACGGTGTTCTCAAGGGTTTCGACCATTTTGATATTACCGGTGTCGAGATATTCACCTGGGACAAGGATAATCATCCAAAGGACGTCATAGGCCATATCGAGGACTGGTACATTGAAAGGGTGGGTTTTTTACGTACCCTTCCGCAATAA